One window of the Sphaerochaeta associata genome contains the following:
- a CDS encoding type II toxin-antitoxin system VapB family antitoxin codes for MRTNIVIDDRLMNEAFMVSGCKTKKDAVEQGLKLPFTMKKQEKIRELRGTLSWEGDLEAMRIDV; via the coding sequence ATGCGGACGAATATCGTCATTGATGACCGGTTGATGAACGAGGCTTTTATGGTATCTGGCTGCAAAACGAAAAAGGATGCAGTTGAACAAGGATTGAAACTCCCTTTTACCATGAAAAAGCAAGAAAAAATCCGGGAACTCAGGGGTACGTTATCCTGGGAAGGAGACCTTGAGGCAATGAGGATCGACGTATGA
- a CDS encoding JAB domain-containing protein, whose product MQAGDILGIKILDHLIFGEEGFLSMLEGNLF is encoded by the coding sequence ATGCAGGCAGGCGATATTCTGGGCATCAAGATATTGGACCATCTGATCTTCGGGGAGGAGGGCTTTCTTTCCATGCTGGAAGGTAATTTGTTCTAA